In Lolium rigidum isolate FL_2022 chromosome 3, APGP_CSIRO_Lrig_0.1, whole genome shotgun sequence, the genomic window TATTCTCTTCTGTTTTTTCAAGTCTTGTACCTTCACACTTGGCTCACACCACACCAACGGGAGTTATTTATTATGACATAAAACCTTGATGACCACTGCAGAGCGTAGCTGAACGTGCAGACCGTTGGCGAGCAACCATGTCAATGTAGTGGTAAATAATTGTACGGGTACGAGCAAAATTGCTTTATGAAGTCTTGAAAAAACTGTCGCTCGCAAGTTTGCTCGTGATCATCAACTGTGCCCACTTGGTTCCCAGAGTTAGCAAAGTAATATTGTGTGTAACACAGCTTTTTTCCCTCCATATCAGTGCTTTACAAGAGAAAAAGGTGTTTACAAGAATGTGCCTTCTTGGGGGATAAAGGAGAAAATTCCCTACATAGGCCTTAGACGACTCCAAATACAGTACAAAAAACTTCGATCATTTTGATGTGTTCAAGCGGATAAAAAAAGATACTATACATCCATAAATAGTCTCTAAATTATCCACAAATCTTAATGACCAAGAAAAAAGTCCCTAACTGTCCGGAAAAGAGGCATAGTTTACCAgcaatccaaaaaaaaatcttttCAGAATTATTCAGTCAATTCAAATAAGACATATTTTGTTTAGGCCAATGAATAGAGTTGGGGTTATAGTTAAAACGGCTAGTAGAAAACCGAAATAACTAGCTAAAGTAAGCATGAGACGATTAATTTCCTACTTTACTACACTTCATATGTTGGTAAAGTACTTCCCTTAGTTATGGAAAATTCATAATTCATCAATTATTATCGATAATTAAAAAAAGATAGAGTGAGATTTGGGAGTATGAAAGAAAGTAGATTCATTAGATCATAGATGAGTCCCTAACTCCAAATCAAGAGACAATTGTAAAAAATCCAATTGAGTAAAGGAATAATATTAAGAACAAAATTCATAAAATTAGCCACAAAAATATTGAACAATATAATATAAAAGTAGGGATTGATAATATTGGTCGTGTAGTTCAATTGGGGGATGGGATTGTTCGTATTATAGGTCTTCGTGAAATAATGTCAGGTGAATTAGTCGAAATTGCATAAGGCACTAGGGGTATTGCTCTTACTCGCATGAAAATGTGGAATTATACTTTTGGAATAAGATATATATAAATAAACAATTGAACTTGAAAAAAAATTATATCCATTTTGGATTATTTTCTTTTAAGAATATGGCCTTTTTGGGGGGTCAACTGTCAAATAATTCACTATCCCTTCTTATTTTAAATTGACTGCCcctattttatttactttttcaATCTATTTTTTATTAGTATACATTTCCATTGACAAAGTTCTATTAAAAATAGAATTTTTTGATATGTATCTTCATCCTCATTCCACATTAGATTTTTATGTCTACACATCGGTCAAATTATTTGAGTGTCCCTCTTGTATGTATTTTTATACATGATTTTTTGTTTATGGAACTAACAATCACTAAAATAAAGAAGCAATTTGCCACTGTGATTGATATCGCTCTAAACTTAGTAGAATTTAacaagagcttttcattttggcaTTTGGATAGCTTTCCATGGTTGATAAAATCTTTATTTTGATGTCTTGCTAGTTCAATGGTATGATTACATTTCTATGTATTCTAGTATATTATTAAAAATATATAATGCGTACCATGTTTTTAGATAGTTCTTGTCTTATCCACATTCGACACTATTAAGTCAAAATAATTCATAATTGTTTACTAGTATAAACTAATACTGGGAAAAACAAGAAAGAAGGATTGGTGTGTCACAATAGATGTCTTTCACATACAACTCGTACCTTTTTGGATGGCGGTTCCAGAAAAAAAAGCACTTTCATTTCAAAAAGCGTATTTGTCGAAATATTTGGATGAAAAAGAGTTCTTTTACATTGTACATTCTTTTTTTAGGGAAAGATCAAGATCATTTATAGCAGTAATGAACATCCAAAGGCAAAGGGGTTTTCTAGGCAGCAACGACAAACAAACAATAAGGTTTTGGATTAATCTTAATTGATCGAAATATTTATATTAATTAATCGATGTACTTTTATGTGTCGAATCACTCATGATAATATTCCTAGAATAAACCCCATGTATAAATGGACAACCACCTCTTAGAATTAGAAAGGATATTTTAACCTTtgaatggaggaagaagatgaataaatttttttttttttgagaaacacagtacaacgcagacgctcacatacacgcgcatacactcacccccatgaacgcacacacgcacaccctactcctatgagcacctccgaaagactgagccggcgtgatcttgaaattgacgaagtcaccactggcgcctcgctgtcgacgggaacgtcgcctcccactgaatgaatattctgccttaatgagacacacagatatcaaatctgggatttgaactctggtgggctgggggtacagccaccctcctaaccacccaaccttaggTTGGTTCTCAAGATGAATAAAATATTTGCATGTGCTCTTCCCCTGAAGTGAGGTTTTGCAGAAACTTCTTGAACTTTCAGCTACGCATGCAATACAAGCCTTGGAAGGCAATGTGAAGCAATACGAGAAGGGGCCAAGGGGGTATACAATACAGTTAGTTGGGGTTTACGGTTCCATCATctgtaagttttttttttcgattttaCTTGCTTTACTGCTCAAACATGATATACATCTCACTTTCTCACCTGATAAAGTTACACTATTTACAGCTCCAAATCACCATGATGCacatcctcctccttctccccaaTCATTCTTACCCTGCCACCCCTTTCTCTTTCCTTCCATCTATCTCTTTCCCCTCCATTCCCCTCTCAGACCATGCCGAAGAGAACCTCACTACAACGAGCCACAATGCCTCCTCTTGCATCGATCCAAGGAGCAACGGCACGGGTAGGTAGCATCTAATAGCAGACAAAGCCCGGCGGCACCGAGGGAGCACAAGATCGACGGAGAGGAAGACGACAATGGCCGCACAGCTGCGCATCGACAGCGACAGTACTGGCGgtgtcgacggcgacggcggcaatGCGCTGGTGTTTTCGGTCCTCCACGACCTGCTCGGCGCCGCGGCCTTCCTCGCCTCACACCCGCTCCACGCCGCCTACGTCCTCTTCTTCTCCCGCTACCTCCTCTGGCTGGCCTCCTTCTTCTGCCCACTCCTCGTCTCCACGTCTCTGCTCCTGGCTGTGCTCGTCACCGCCGGCCCGTACGTCACGACGGGGTGGCCGGGGGTGAGCTCACTCGGGAGGACCTGCGGCATTGCCGTCGCCGCGCTCTGCGCCGAGCTCCGGCCGGACGGCGGAGGCGTCAGCCTGGTTGGGCAGCTCTGCTCCTTCGTGCTCGGCCCAGCTGACGTCGCCGCGGTTCTCCGCGTCGGCGAGATCATGGGTGAGCTGTGCGACATCAGTGCTGGTTCTTGCTTTCTCTTGGAAGAGAAGACCTTCTTCTTGTCAGGTACCCAAGACGAAGAGGGCATCAGGGTCACATTGCAGAGTCCAACTGGAGAAGAGATCTTCTTGGAACATGAAGATTTCTATGAAGATGTCTTCAAGGATAAAATTGAGGACAAAAATGTAGTTTCTGAGGATCTCAAGGGTCctgtctcttctccttcttcttcttcagagcATTGCTGTCAAAGTGAGACATTATTCGTCCAAGAAATAGAAGAGCAGGAGAAAAGCATCGAGGTACAGAGTATAAGCTTGTCAGTGATAGATGGTGGAGTCAGTGGTGGGGTTGAGGAGAAGAGATTGGAGTGTGATCCTATGCCGGTGGAGACGAAGAAATGTGAGTGGCCCAAGTCACATTCCTCGATTTCTCGGCGAATAAGACAGTGGGAAGACGTGACATCTGGCAATTTGAAGCGAGTTCCTGATGACACCCTTGAGAAGATTCTGGTGGATAACAGTCTGGAGAAGGCGTCGTCATTTAAGGATGTGAAGGTAATCATACAATTGGAGACCGAATCTTGCAACAAAGAAAACCAACTTGCTCAAGAGATTGTTTCTGTTGGAGAATCTGACCAGTCAGAGAAGGAATCTTGCAACAAAAACTTCAGTGACCTTGCTCAAGAGGTTGCTTCCGTTGGAGAATCTAACAGAGAACAGCCAGAGCAGGAATTTGTAGATGTCAAGGAATTGTTGCAGTCGAAGACCGAAAAATGCAGCAAAGAACTGGAACCTGAAGAAAACGCCCCCATTGAACAAGCCGAAGAAGAATTGCAAGAACAGAATGTGCAGCCGGGACCGGAATTGCAAGAGCAGAAACACATGGACACCCAGACTGATGAACAAGACTGCCAAGATGTGGAACCTCTGCAAGAGTTAAGCGAACAGGAGTACAAGGATGCGGATGAAGAATCTGAAACCCTGCAGGATGGTGCCAATGAGGAGAATCCCCTGAAGTCGACGTCCATCGCTCGGCGCGTGCACACACGAATCTCTTCGGAGAGCCTCGTCGGCGAGGCGTCCCCGGGCAAGGAGAAGGAATGGAAGAGGACGCTGGCGTGCAAACTCTATGAGGAAAGGATCCAGCTCAAGCTCCTCCGCGACCGCGCCGTCGTCGGGGCATGCAGTGACGACATGGACATGCTCTGGGAGGCCTACGAGACAGGCGGGGGAAGCAGCGCCACTGCCGGCGACACGAAGCGTGGCGGCAGCAAGGCGAAAAGGGGGAACGCGCAAGACGAACTCGTGGACGAAGGTGAGTCAGAGGAGGATGAAGATGTCGACGATGAAGGTACAGTGAGGCAGCTGTGCTGCCTTCAGGCTCTCAAGTTCTCCACCAGGAAGATGAACTTCGGAGGTGGCAAGCCGAGCCTGGCCAAGATCTCCAAGGTCCTCAAGAGGATGACCGCGCTTTCGAGGGTCGGATCACGGCGTAACCTGAAGGGGTGAAGGTCAGCAACAGCAATGGTGAAACGTGCATCGCATGGATGATTTTCCTGAATCTGTAGTTGTGGTAACAGGAATTGTTCAGTACATCCGTGTTGCTTGGTTTTTTCTTGGGGAAACATGGTTGCTTGTTTCCAGTTTGTGTATACGTATATGATTATGCTTTCAATTGGGTGTGTTTTGTTCATGCGTTTGATAAATGTCTCTATAACCAAGTGAAATGATTTGGTGGTCTACTTAAATGCTCATACTCCAATGAGGGAACACAGAGCAGCATattgggtgtgttcggttctagaACCGAGTGGAACGGAACGGAACCGTTCCGCACCTAGAGCCAATTCATGTGTTCGGTTGTGAAATGGAACGGAACCGAGTGGTTCCTCGAAAGGGAATATTCTCCCCATATGCGGAATGCACCCATTCCACCGAATCGGTGGAATGTGGTGGAACGGCTGTTAGTTAGCCGCTATTAATTACGAAGCACTCCACTAATCCGGTCGAAAAATAATTAGCCGTtattaattacgattttgagattaaAAAGACCATATGCCACtattaattacgattttgagataAAAGATTAAACTTTAACCTCATTTCGTTCTGCTCTCCAAATTCTCCCAaccaaaaaaaaatattaattaTGATTTTGAGATTTAAAagaccattaggcgctgttaattacgattttgagatttaaaaggctatttgcaattgttaattatgATTTTGAGACAAAAGTTTAGTTTAACCACATTCTGTTCCGCTCTCCAATTCCTCCAACCGAACAAAAAACGGTACTATTCCGTTCCTCCTTTTTGTCCAAACCGAACGCGgggatggaaccattccattcctcaggaacggaaccattccattccatcccacgccgttccagaaccgaacacaccttaGTCTACTTCTTCTATTTACAACATGGAAAGAATATTACCTCCGCTCTCT contains:
- the LOC124695691 gene encoding uncharacterized protein LOC124695691; translation: MAAQLRIDSDSTGGVDGDGGNALVFSVLHDLLGAAAFLASHPLHAAYVLFFSRYLLWLASFFCPLLVSTSLLLAVLVTAGPYVTTGWPGVSSLGRTCGIAVAALCAELRPDGGGVSLVGQLCSFVLGPADVAAVLRVGEIMGELCDISAGSCFLLEEKTFFLSGTQDEEGIRVTLQSPTGEEIFLEHEDFYEDVFKDKIEDKNVVSEDLKGPVSSPSSSSEHCCQSETLFVQEIEEQEKSIEVQSISLSVIDGGVSGGVEEKRLECDPMPVETKKCEWPKSHSSISRRIRQWEDVTSGNLKRVPDDTLEKILVDNSLEKASSFKDVKVIIQLETESCNKENQLAQEIVSVGESDQSEKESCNKNFSDLAQEVASVGESNREQPEQEFVDVKELLQSKTEKCSKELEPEENAPIEQAEEELQEQNVQPGPELQEQKHMDTQTDEQDCQDVEPLQELSEQEYKDADEESETLQDGANEENPLKSTSIARRVHTRISSESLVGEASPGKEKEWKRTLACKLYEERIQLKLLRDRAVVGACSDDMDMLWEAYETGGGSSATAGDTKRGGSKAKRGNAQDELVDEGESEEDEDVDDEGTVRQLCCLQALKFSTRKMNFGGGKPSLAKISKVLKRMTALSRVGSRRNLKG